CGCCTGGCTGGCGCTGGTCATGGCCCTGCATGCGTTCTTCTGGCACGCGGTGCTGCCGCAGTTTGAAGTCATCACCCTCGCGCATCTGCAGGGCCAGACCTCGCGCTACAGCCAGGTGCGGCTATGGGGTTCCATCGGTTTTATCCTTACCGTGGTGATCATGGGCCGGCTGTTCGAATGGCTGAACCTGGACATCTACCCGGTGGTAGTCGTGGTGATCATGGCCGGCATCATCGGCGCCAGCCTGTGGGTGCCGAATGCGCAGCCGCTGACCCAGGGCAACCGCCTGGCCGGTGACGGCTTCTTGCGACAACTGCGCAGCCCCGGGGTGCTGGCGTTTTATGCCTGTGTGGCGCTGATGCAAATGAGCCACGGCCCTTACTACACCTTCCTCACCTTGCACCTTGAACACCTGGGTTACAGCCGTGGTGTAATCGGCATGCTATGGGCTCTGGGCGTAGTGGCGGAAGTCTTGATGTTCCTGGGCATGAGCCGGATTCTCACGCGTTTTTCGGTACGCCGGGTGCTGATGGCGAGTTTCCTGCTGGCGGCGCTGCGCTGGTTGTTGCTGGGTTCGTTCGCTGAATTCTTCTGGGTGCTGTTGTTGGCGCAGGTGATGCACGCCGCGACCTTTGGCAGTTTTCACGCGGCGGCGATCCAGTTCGTGCAACGCAGCTTCGGTGCTCGCCAGCAAGGCCAGGGCCAGGCACTGTATGCCGCACTGGCCGGTACCGGCGGCGCGCTGGGCGCACTTTATTCAGGCTACAGCTGGAACCTGCTGGGGCCGACCCTGACCTTCAGTATCGCCAGCCTCGCGGCCCTGGCCGCCGCCATAATCATAGGCATTCGATTGCAAGAGGAGCGGCCATGAGCCGCTTCCGTGAAAGAGGAAGAGTTTGATGAGCTATCTCGCGGTTTACCATGTGTCCACTCCCGATACCCCGAACAAGGTCCTGACTCACCAGGACGATATCGCCTCGACCCTGGCCGAGCTGGGCGTGGGCTTCGACCGTTGGCAAGCCGCTAACCGGCTTGAAGCGGGTGCCAGCGATGTGCAGATCATCGCTGCCTATCAGGCGCCCATCGACAAGCTGATGACCGAGCGCGGTTACACCAACGTCGACGTGATCAGCGTCGGCAACGATCACCCACAGAAAGCCGAATTGCGCGCCGAGCGGCTCGATGAACACCGTATGGCTCATGACCACGTACGTTTTTTCGTCGCGGGCCGTGGGCTGTTCACCTTGCACATCGATGACTATGTGTACGGCGTGTTCTGCGAAAAAAACGACCTGATCTCAGTGCCCGCTGGTATTGCACACTGGTTTGATATGGGGGAGAACCCGCACTTTGTGGCGATCCGCTTGTTCAACAGCCCGCAAGGGTTGGCGGTTAACTTGACTGGTGACGCGATTGCCGAGGGGTTCCCCCGGCTGGAAGACTAAGCTCGCCCGACCAGGCCTTCTGAATATAAGGCTTTTTTAAAGGTCAACTCAGACGTATTGGAAATCGTTGTAGGAAGAAGCTTTTAAGTGTGTGGGCAATAGCTGTTTATCGTTGCCCTTACTTAATGTTTCCACTCTTTGTGTAACTCTCCCGGGTCTCAATATTTATTCGCCTGTCAATAGGAGTAATCCGACTTCAGGCGTTACAAGACCTACGGAAGAGAGAGGCCTGCATGAGCGGTCCAGAGCTACTGGAACAACCGGCCACGAAAACTGATCACGTACCCGCTGGCCGAAGCAATTCGCGTGCGAGGCTGGCCGGTAAGCCGCTGACCCCAAAGGAGCGGGAGATTCTGCGCTGGGCAGTCGAAGGCAAGACGGTCTGGGAGATCAGCAAAATCCGCTCGATCTCAGAGGCGACGGTTAAGTTTCACCTGCGTAACATCTATGGGAAGTTACAGGTAACTAACCGGGTCCAGGCCGCGAACGAGGCGGTAAAACAGGGTTTGTGCGAATAAAAAAGGCCGTGGTGCACAACGGCACCACGACCTGTTCGGGTCCTGCATCACATTCAAGCCGAATGGTAAGTCGGCAGGGCAAAGCGGTTCTGGCTTTGCAGCATCGAAATTTGCGGCAGGTCGCTGGCTTGTTCAGCCAGGTCGCGGCGAATCGCGCTAATCACCCAAGTAAGTTGGTCGGCGGTGTGCAGTTGCTGATAAGAGATCGAACGCTTGATCTGCTTGCCTTCGCTGTTGCGCAAGGTCAGCAGGATGCCGCCATCAGGACGGGCCTGAGTGGTGACGTCGAAATGGGAGAACACAGAAGAAAATTTGTCTTGGATCAGGCTCATGTCTATCAGCTCCGTTAGCTCATGTTTTGCAGCGTGGAGTGATGGTTGCAGTGATTGTGCCAGTACTGGTGCTGTTAAAAAAACCTTATAAATCAACAGCTTGAAAATTTACGAGATTTTCAGTTTCGTGCAATTTGCATGAATGGCCATCGTGCATCCTGCATTTTGCGGGGTTTTGCCACGTGTTTCGCCGCTGGCAGGCGAGGCAGGTCTTCCATACTGACCGCGTAACGGGCCGGGAAATTCCGTTTCCCTGCAGGATACAAAACTTTTCAAATCCTGCGTGTACAGCCGCAGAATGGCTGGCGTATTTTCCTGCAAGGCATTCAGCGTCGGTCTTACGGCGCAAAGGGTGCTTGAGGATCATACGAACAATAAGAAAAAGGACGTTCCCGCCATGAATCACCCGTCAAGTGACATGATCACCTGGAGCATGATGCTGCGTAAGGTGCCCACCATTGTCCGTGCCCTGCCTCGACTGGTGCGCGGGATGCGCGCCGCCAACGTCACTGACCCCGCCCAGCCTTGCGGGCTTGCCTGGACGTTCGAACAAGCCGCCTTGCGCAACCCGGATGGCGCCGCGCTGCTGTACGGCGACACCGTGTTCAGTTACCGCCAGGCCAACCAGCAAGCAAACCGCATGGCCCATTACCTGCAGCAGCAGGGCATCCGCAAGGGCGACGTGGTGGCGTTGTTTATCGAAAACCGCCCCGAGTTGCTGCTCTGCGTGCTGGCCGTGGCCAAGCTGGGGGGCATTTGCGCGATGCTCAATACCTCGCAAACCCAGGCTGCGCTGATACACAGCCTCAACCTGGTAACGCCGGTGGCCATTGTGGTGGGCGCCGAGTTGGTGGCCGCCCACGAGGCCGTTCGCCTTCAAGTGGCGATCGACGCGAATAAAACCTGGTTTATTGCCGACCAGCCGCATGCCGACGTGCCGCCGGGCTACGTGGACCTGATGGCCGCCAGTGCCGATTGCCCGATGGAAAACCCCGCCAGCAGCCGGCAGATCTACTTCAACGACCCCTGCTTCTATATCTACACCTCCGGCACCACCGGCTTGCCCAAGGCCGGGATTTTCAAGCACGGACGCTGGATGAGAACCTCCGCCAGCTTCGGCACCATCGCCCTGGATATGGGCCCCGAGGATGTCGTCTATTGCACCTTGCCGCTGTACCACGCCACCGGCCTGTGCGTGTGCTGGGGGGCGGCGATTGTCGGCGCATCGGGGTTTGCCATTCGCCGCAAGTTCAGTGCCAGCCAATTCTGGGACGATGTGCGCCGCTTCAATGCCACCACCCTGGGGTATGTCGGCGAGCTGTGCCGCTACCTGGTCGACCAGCCGGCGCACGGGCAGGACCGGAATAACCGGGTGACCAAGATGATCGGCAATGGCCTGCGCCCCGGTGTCTGGGCCGAGTTCAAGCAGCGCTTTGGTGTGGACCACATCTGTGAGCTGTACGCCGCCAGTGACGGCAATATTGGCTTCACCAACGTGTTGAATTTCGACAACACCATCGGTTTTTCCCTGATGCACTGGGCGCTGGTGGACTACAGCCACGACAGCTGTGAGCCGATTCGCGGCACCGACGGCTTTATGCGCGAAGTGTCAAAGGGTGGCCAAGGGCTGCTCTTGGCAAGGATCGATGCCAAGGCACCATTCGACGGCTACACCGACCCCGAGAAGAACCGCAAGGTGGTGTACAGCGATGTGTTCGAGAAGGGTGACCGCTACTTCAATACCGGCGACCTGTTGCGCAACATCGGGTTTGGCCATGCCCAATTCGTTGACCGGCTGGGGGATACCTACCGCTGGAAAGGTGAAAACGTTTCCACCACTGAAGTCGAAAACATCCTATTGCAGCACCCACAGATCTGCGAAGTGGTGGCCTACGGCGTCGAGATCGAAAACACCAATGGCCGCGCCGGTATGGCAGCTATCACGCCAGCTGAATCCCTGGCCGCTTTGGATATGCGTGAGTTGTTGCGGTTTGCCCATGGGCAGTTGCCCGCGTATGCAGTGCCGTTGTTCCTGCGGATCAAGGTGAAGATGGAAACCACGGGCACCTTCAAATACCAGAAGGTGAAACTCAAGGAGGAAGCGTTCGACCCGATCAAGGCCGGGGATGATCCGATCTTTGCATGGCTGCCGGGATCTGACAGCTACGTGCCCGTCACCGGGCAACTGCTGGAGCAAATCCAGGCGGGCAAGTTTCGTTATTGATTCTGCCTATCGCAGCTTTTGGGAAAAAAGGCATGACAGTGGGGAACTCCGTCGCGAGACTGGGCACCTTAAGAAGCACCAGACAAGGAGCCCCACATGTCAGACCAAGCCAAACAAATGACCGAAGACGAAGCCGCCGAATTTGCCGAGCAGGTGTTCGACGTGGCGCGCAAGGGTGATGCCGCGATGCTGGCTGCACTGCTGGCCAAGGGTTTGCCGCCAAACCTGCGTAACCACAATGGCGATACGCTGTTGATGCTGTCCGCCTACCACGGCCACGCGGACGCAGTAAAAGTGCTGCTGGAGTTCAAGGCCGACCCACAGATCGCCAATGACAAGAACCAGCTGCCGATTGCCGGCGCGGCGTTCAAGGGCAACCTTGCAGTGGTCAAGGCGTTGATCGAAGGTGGGGCGTTGGTCGAAGGCGCGTCATCGGATGGCCGCACGGCGTTGATGATGGCGGCGATGTTCAACCGCACCGAGATGGTGGACTACCTGCTCAGTCAGGGCGCCAACCCCAGGGCCACCGATGCCCAGGGCGTGACCGCGCTGGCGGCGGCGCACACCATGGGCGCAGTGGATACGGCGGCGCAGTTGCAAAAACTGGTGTAGGCTTTGCGCCCTCCAAATCAGCCCCGCCACAGGACCACCCCATGAAAACCGCACTCGTCGAACTCATCAGCAAAATCAGCTCCGGCTGCATGAGCGAACCCGAGATCGCCAAGGTGGCTGACGAAGCGGCCCAGGCCTACGCCGATCCGCAAGCGTTCCTGGCCGCCAACCCCGACATCAACTACGACGACACTTTCCCGATTCCGTTGGGCGAGTGGATCGTCGTCGGCAGCCTGCCCGAAACGGTGCTGTTCCAGGCTGATACCTACCAGGACCTGTTCGCCCAGATCGTTGCCTCGTTCGGCCCCGGCGTGGCGTTCAACCTCAAGCCCAAGCAGTTGGCCAAGACCGAAGCCCTGACCGCGCTGAACCGCATCCAGATCCAGATGAGCGCGCTCAACCCGGAAAATGGTGGCTATGTGCTGGTCAACCTCAGCCAACCGATGGACGACGAGATCCAGGCCGTGCTGGTCTACGGCAACGACGTGCCGCGGGTGCTGGCGTTGTGTGCCGAAGTCGGGATCAAGGGCGAACCGTCCCTGGAAGCCCTGCGGGTTGCGGTCCACGTCTGAAATAAAACGGAACCCCTGGCCACGGCTGACTATCCTAAGCAGGCATGCCCTCACTTAGGAGCGACACCATGGGTTCCACTTTTAATGGCTTGATCGGGTTGATCATCCTTGCGTTGGATATCTGGGCGATCATCAACGTGTTCAAAAGCGGCGCGGGTACCGGCGCCAAGGTGCTGTGGATCCTGTTGATCCTGCTGCTGCCGGTGTTGGGCTTGATCATCTGGGCGATCGCCGGGCCGCGCGGCAACGTGCGCATCTGAAGATCTGCGACGTAGCAGCTGTCGAGCCCGAGCGAGGCTGCGTCTGCGGTGTGTCAGGCACACCGCGAACGCAGCCTCGCTCAGGCTCGACAGCTGCTACGGTTACTAGATCAACCAGCTGCCTTCCAGCTCCAGCAACTTCACCTTGTTCTCGATCCCGCCGCCAAACCCCACCAGTGTTCCATCGCTGCCCACCACACGGTGACAGGGAATGATGATGGAAATCGGGTTGGCGCCATTGGCCGTGCCCACCGCGCGAATTGCCTTGGGATTTTCCAGGTGTTGTGCCTGTTCAGCGTAAGTCCAGGTACGCCCATAGGGAATCTGCAACAACGCCTGCCACACTTGCTGCTGGAAGGCCGTGCCCACCGGCGCCAGCGTTAGATCAAACACTTCGCGCTTGCGTGCAAAATACTCATCCAGTTGCCATCTTGCTGCATCCAACTCGTTAGTTGCCAGCGCCCAATCTGCCTGCACCGGGCATTGATGCACGTCCATATATAACAGGCGCAGACCTTGTTCATCGGCCGCGAGCAACAGCGGCCCGAGGGGGCTTGGATGGTAGCAATAAAACATCATGGGCAATCCAAAAAGGCAGATGGCCAAGATACGGCCCCAAGTTGCTCACTACAATCTCGGCTGTTTTTTGTGTGTCGAGATATTCGCTGCACAAAATTTTCACATTCCATCCAAGACAATTCGCCGGCTATTTTTCCTGCCGGATGCTCTAAGACGAGTCTCAAACACTGGCCGGATTGAGTAATCAATGGCGTTGCCGGCGTTGATCGGGCACCATTTGCGCCATCGCGTTAACGGCCTACCCCATCTTACTGGGCGAGGGCAGTACGCCGCCGTATTCATTCGCAACTTAAACTTCCAATGGGTCCTAAAACGACATGGCAAACCCGGACGCCCTGAATCAGCAGCGAGCTTCTAATCGCTTGCTGCAACCGACCGTCAAATCCCATCTGGCGTACACGCTGCTTTGTGCCTTGATCATGATGGTGATGTTCTCCCTGCTGCGCCTGGCGCTGCTGGTTTACAACCGTGAGATGATCCTCGACACACCCGCCTCGACTTTCCTGGAAGCGTTCGCCAACGGCCTGCGCCTGGATATTCGCCTGGTGATGTATGTGCTGGTTCCGCTGCTGCTGGCCTTGTTCAGCGTACGGGCCATGGCGGCGCGCGGGTTCTTCCGCTTGTGGCTGACTGTCGCGTCGAGCATCGCCCTGTTCCTGGGCCTGATGGAGATGGACTTCTACCGCGAGTTCCACCAGCGCCTCAACGGCCTGGTCTTCCAGTATGTGAAGGAAGACCCGAAAACCGTGATGAGCATGCTCTGGTACGGGTTCCCGGTCGTGCGTTACCTGCTGGCCTGGGCCGTGGGCACGCTGATCCTGAGCATCGCGTTTAAAGGTGCCGACCGTGCGACGCGCCCACGTGGCCCCTTCAGCGGCGGCAGCATCGGCACCCGCCAGGTGGCGCCGTGGTACACACGCATCGCGGTGTTCGTGGTCTGCGTACTGATCGCCGTGGTCGCCATCCGTGGCACCCTGCGCCAGGGCCCGCCGCTGCGCTGGGGTGACGTGTACACCACCGACTCGAACTTCGCCAACCAGTTGGGCCTCAACGGTACCTTGTCGCTGATCTCGGCGGCGAAATCGCGCTTCTCCGAAGAGCGTTCGAACATCTGGAAAGCCACCCTGGAACAACCACTGGCCACCCAGACCGTGCGCGACATGCTGGTACTGCCGACCGAGAAACTGGTCGACGCCGACACCGCGGCCGTGCGCCGTGACTTCACGCCGCCGGCCGAGAAGACCCTGCCGATCAAGAACGTCGTGGTTATCCTGATGGAAAGCTTCGCCGGTCACTCGGTGGGCGCCCTGGGCCGGCCGGGCAACATCACGCCGTACTTCGACAAACTGTCCAAGGAAGGCCTGCTGTTCGACCGCTTCTTCTCCAACGGTACCCATACCCACCAAGGTATGTTCGCCACCATGGCCTGCTTCCCGAACCTTCCAGGCTTCGAATACCTGATGCAGACCCCGGAAGGCAGCCACAAGCTGTCGGGCCTGCCGCAGCTGCTCAGTGCGCGCAAGTTTGACGACGTGTACGTCTACAACGGCGACTTCGCCTGGGACAACCAGTCGGGCTTCTTCAGCAACCAGGGCATGACCAACTTCATCGGGCGCAATGACTTCGTCAACCCGGTGTTCTCCGACCCGACGTGGGGCGTGTCCGACCAGGACATGTTCACCCGTGGCCTGGAAGAGCTGAAGGCGCGCGAAGGCGGCAAGCCGTTCTATGCGCTGCTGCAAACCCTGTCCAACCACACACCGTACGCGTTGCCGACGCCATTGCCGGTCGAGAAAGTCACCGACCGTGGCAGCCTCAACGAGCATTTGACGGCCATGCGCTACTCCGACTGGGCCCTGGGCCAATTCTTTGAAAAGGCCCGCAAGGAGCCGTACTTCAAGGAAACCCTGTTCGTGATCGTGGGCGACCACGGCTTCGGCAACGAGCAGCAGATTACCGAGATGGACCTGGGCCGCTTCAACGTGCCAATGCTGATGATTGCACCGGGCATGCAGGAGAAGTTTGGCGAGCGTGACCACACCGTGGGCACTCAGATCGACATCGTGCCGACCATCATGGGCCGCCTCGGTGGTGACACCCTGCACCAATGCTGGGGCCGTGACCTGCTCAACCTGCCGGAAGGCGACAAGGGCTTTGGCGTGATCAAACCGTCGGGCAGCGACCAGACCGTCGCCTTGCTTACTGGTGACCGCGTACTGGTATTGCCGAAGGAAATGCCACCGAAGCTGTGGGAATACGAACTGGGCGCCAACCCCACCGGGAAAGTGATTCCAGAGTCGCCGGACGAGGCTGCGCTCAAGCAAAAGCTTGAATCGTTCCTACAGACCGCTACCAAGAGCCTGCTGGATAACACCGCAGGTGTCGTGGACGGCAAGCCGGACTAAACACCGCGCATAAAAAAAGAGGCCTTTTAGGCCTCTTTTTTTTGCGCTGTTAAATGCGTTATATCTTGCCGAGCAACAACAGAATCAACAGCACTACCAACACAGTACCGAGAATACCCGATGGCCCGTAACCCCAGTTACGTGAGTGAGGGAACACTGGCAAACCGCCGACCAGCAGGAGGATCAGAATAATGATAAGAATGAGGCTCATGTTTTGTTTTCCTTATTGTCTTCTGAAAAGACCTGTTATTTAACGGGTAGGCCCGACAGTTAGTACGGACGCCTTAATAACTCCGACCGGTTCGTTGGGCAGAAAATTCCGTGTTTTTTTAAAGCTTTTTGCTAACCTGCTTATTTCCTTTAACTGCGTTGCAAATACCCCTCCTTAGTTTAAATAAATTGAACTTGGCGGGTTTCCCGCTATCCGACCCGGGCCTCGGTTTGCCTGGGGCATTCAGCAGTCTGATGGTGCGTGGGTGCGGGAAAAACCTTCGCTACACTGCGGCTCACTTCTTCCGTGAACCACAAGGCTACTTTCCTATGCAAAATCGCATGATGATCACCGGCGCCGGTTCCGGCCTGGGTCGCGAAATCGCTCTGCGCTGGGCCCGTGAGGGTTGGCAGCTGGCCTTGTCGGATGTCAGCGAAGCGGGCCTGCAAGAAACCCTGAAGTTGGTGCGCCAGGCCGGCGGTGACGGCTTCACCCAGCGTTGCGACGTGCGCGACTACAGCCAGCTCACCGCCTTCGCACAGGCCTGTGAAGAAAAGCTCGGCGGCATCGACGTGATCGTCAACAACGCCGGCGTGGCGTCGGGCGGCTTCTTCAGCGAGTTGTCCCTGGAAGACTGGGACTGGCAGATCGCAATCAACCTGATGGGCGTGGTCAAGGGCTGCAAGGCGTTCCTGCCGCTGCTGGAAAAGAGCAAGGGCCGCATCATCAATATTGCCTCCATGGCCGCCCTGATGCAGGGCCCGGCCATGAGCAACTACAACGTGGCCAAGGCCGGCGTGGTGGCGCTCTCGGAAAGCCTGCTGGTGGAACTCAAGCAACAGGAAGTGGGTGTGCACGTGGTGTGCCCGTCGTTCTTCCAGACCAACCTGCTGGATTCGTTTCGCGGGCCGACGCCAGCGATGAAGGCCCAGGTGGGCAAGCTGCTGGAAAGCTCGCCGATCACTGCCGCAGAAATTGCCGACTACATCTACCAGCAGGTGGCGCAAGGGCAATTCATGATCCTGCCCCACGAGCAGGGGCGCATGGCCTGGGCGTTGAAGCAGAAGAACCCGCAGTTGCTGTATGACGAAATGACGGTGATGGCAGACAAGATGCGGGCCAAGGCCCAGTCGCTCAAAGCCTGAACATGTCCACTTTCCCTGTGGTGAGAGGCTTGGTCCCTCACCACAGGGGCCGCGACGCTATATACATTGCGTTTAAGCCTTGGGTGCAGTTCGCGACTAATCGTCCGCTGTCTGTAAGGTGATTTACCAGTCTGTGTAAGACATGCCTGTTTAGCCTGGGGGTCATTGATGGTGGTAGGCGGGGAGTGCATGGTCGGGGTTCGGTAACTTAAAAAGGACGAACCCCATGTTGGTATTAAGCCGCGCGGTAGGCGAAATAATCTCGGTGGGCGACCAGATCACTGTGCGCATTCTGGAAGTGAACGGTACCCAAGTGAAGCTCGGCGTGGAAGCGCCGGTGGGGGTCAACGTGCACCGGGCGGAGGTCTATCAGAAGATCCTCAGGCGCCAGAGGCAACAGGCCACGACCCATCCGGTGCCTGTGCCCAATCCATGATGGTCAGTCGAACAGATGCTTGGGCACATCGTGCTTGAGCATCAACTGGCACTGCTCGCTCTCGGGGTCGAAGACAATCAGCGCCTGGCCCTTGGTCAGTGCCTGGCGTACCCGCAGCACCCGGGTTTCCAGGGGCGTGTCGTCCCCATTGTCGGTACCGTCGCGGGTCACGAAGTCTTCGATGAGGCGGGTCAGGGTATCGACTTCAAGTGCATCGTAGGGAATCAGCATACAAGCCTCAGCTAAGGAATCCCGGCGATGCTACTGCGCCGGGATCCCAGTTGCCAGTCTCAGGTTTTTTGGCCCACCAGGCTGTCCACCGATGGCACGCGGGTATCACTCTCCATTTGCGTGTCGTGTTCGATCTGATGGCTGAACCGGTCGAGCGAGCCTTTGGCCGGCTGCGCATCGCTGGCGAACACTGGCGGGCTGAGGATATAAGCGCCCAACAGGCGGCTTAGTGCCGCCAGGCTGTCGATGTGCGTGCGCTCATAGCCATGGGTGGCGTCGCAACCAAATGCCAGCAGCGCGGTACGAATGTCGTGCCCGGCGGTCACCGCCGAATGCGCGTCGCTGAAGTAATAGCGAAACAGATCGCGGCGCACCGGCAGTTCATTTTCCGCCGCCAGGCGCAGCAGGTGGCGTGACAGGTGATAGTCATACGGCCCGCCGGAATCCTGCATCGCCACACTCACCGCGTGTTCGCTGGAGTGCTGCTCGTGGGCCACCGGGGCGATGTCGATACCGACGAATTCACTCACATCCCACGGCAATGCTGCCGCCGCGCCGCTGCCGGTTTCTTCGGTGATGGTAAACAGCGGGTGGCAGTCGATCAGCAGTGGCTGGCCGCTGTCGACAATCGCCTTGAGCGCCGCCAGCAGTGCCGCAACCCCAGCTTTATCGTCCAGGTGGCGGGCGCTGATATGGCCGCTCTCGGTGAACTCGGGCAGCGGGTCGAAGGCGACAAAATCGCCGACGCTGATGCCCAGCGAATCACAGTCGGCGCGGGTGGCACAGTAGGCGTCCAGGCGCAGTTCAATGTGGTCCCAACTGATGGGCATTTCATCCACGGCGGTATTGAACGCGTGCCCCGAGGCCATCAGCGGCAGCACGCTGCCACGGATCACGCCGTTATCGGTAAACAGGCTGACACGGCTGCCTTCGGCAAACCGGCTGGACCAGCAGCCCACTGGCGCGAGGGTCAGGCGGCCGTTTTCCTTGATCGCCCGCACGGCGGCGCCGATGGTGTCCAGGTGCGCGGACACGGCGCGGTCGGGACTGTTTTTCTGGCCCTTGAGGGTGGCGCGAATGGTGCCGCGCCGGGTCATTTCAAAGGGAATGCCCAGCTCTTCAAGGCGCTCGGCAACGTAGCGCACGATGGTGTCGGTAAACCCGGTGGGGCTGGGGATGGCGAGCATCTCCAGCAGCACTTTTTGCAGGTAAGCAAGATCCGGTTCGGGGATGGTTCGGGTCATGGAAACTCCTGATGAGTTGAGGGCATCGATGGTTTCGATGAGTGGGCCATGGGCTAGAGAGTCATCGACTGTTCCGACCCCATCGCGGGCAAGCCCGGCTCCCACATTGGAGTGCATTCCACGTGTGGGAGCGGGCTTGCCCGCGAAGGCGCCAGTCAAGGCAACACTTTCTCAAGCCGTCGGTTGGCTGTGCGGAAACAACAGGTCCACAAACTTTTCAGCCGTCGGCTGCGGTTCGTGGTTGGCCAGCCCGGCCCGTTCGTTGGCTTCGATGAATACGTATTCCGGTTGGTCAGCGGCCGGCACCATCAGGTCCAGGCCCACCATCGGAATGTCCAGGGCGCGGGCCGCACGCACGGCGGCGTCGACCAGCGTCGGGTGCAGAATGGCCGTGACGTCTTCCAGGCAACCGCCGGTGTGCAGGTTGGCGGTACGCCGCACCGCCAGGCGTTCGCCACGGGGCAGGATGCTGCTGTAGTCATAGCCGGCAGCCTGCAGGGTGCGTTGGGTTTCGTGGTCCAGGGGGATTTTGCTTTCGCCGTCGGTGGCGGCCTGGCGTCGGCGGCTCTGGGCCTCGATCAGCGCGCCGATGGAGTGCTGGCCGTCGCCGGTGACTTCCGCGGGGCGGCGAATGGCGGCGGCGACCACTTCAAAACCGATCACCAGAATGCGCAGGTCGAGCCCTTCGTGGAAGCTTTCCAGCAGCACCCGTGTGT
This genomic window from Pseudomonas sp. Bout1 contains:
- a CDS encoding MFS transporter is translated as MTEALPYWRLSSFYLFYFALLGATAPFLALYFDHLGFSSARIGELVAIPMLMRCVAPNLWGWLGDYTGRRLAIVRFGAVCTLASFSLIFVSKTYAWLALVMALHAFFWHAVLPQFEVITLAHLQGQTSRYSQVRLWGSIGFILTVVIMGRLFEWLNLDIYPVVVVVIMAGIIGASLWVPNAQPLTQGNRLAGDGFLRQLRSPGVLAFYACVALMQMSHGPYYTFLTLHLEHLGYSRGVIGMLWALGVVAEVLMFLGMSRILTRFSVRRVLMASFLLAALRWLLLGSFAEFFWVLLLAQVMHAATFGSFHAAAIQFVQRSFGARQQGQGQALYAALAGTGGALGALYSGYSWNLLGPTLTFSIASLAALAAAIIIGIRLQEERP
- a CDS encoding acireductone dioxygenase; translation: MSYLAVYHVSTPDTPNKVLTHQDDIASTLAELGVGFDRWQAANRLEAGASDVQIIAAYQAPIDKLMTERGYTNVDVISVGNDHPQKAELRAERLDEHRMAHDHVRFFVAGRGLFTLHIDDYVYGVFCEKNDLISVPAGIAHWFDMGENPHFVAIRLFNSPQGLAVNLTGDAIAEGFPRLED
- a CDS encoding helix-turn-helix transcriptional regulator, which codes for MSGPELLEQPATKTDHVPAGRSNSRARLAGKPLTPKEREILRWAVEGKTVWEISKIRSISEATVKFHLRNIYGKLQVTNRVQAANEAVKQGLCE
- a CDS encoding DUF3509 domain-containing protein, coding for MSLIQDKFSSVFSHFDVTTQARPDGGILLTLRNSEGKQIKRSISYQQLHTADQLTWVISAIRRDLAEQASDLPQISMLQSQNRFALPTYHSA
- a CDS encoding long-chain-acyl-CoA synthetase, whose protein sequence is MNHPSSDMITWSMMLRKVPTIVRALPRLVRGMRAANVTDPAQPCGLAWTFEQAALRNPDGAALLYGDTVFSYRQANQQANRMAHYLQQQGIRKGDVVALFIENRPELLLCVLAVAKLGGICAMLNTSQTQAALIHSLNLVTPVAIVVGAELVAAHEAVRLQVAIDANKTWFIADQPHADVPPGYVDLMAASADCPMENPASSRQIYFNDPCFYIYTSGTTGLPKAGIFKHGRWMRTSASFGTIALDMGPEDVVYCTLPLYHATGLCVCWGAAIVGASGFAIRRKFSASQFWDDVRRFNATTLGYVGELCRYLVDQPAHGQDRNNRVTKMIGNGLRPGVWAEFKQRFGVDHICELYAASDGNIGFTNVLNFDNTIGFSLMHWALVDYSHDSCEPIRGTDGFMREVSKGGQGLLLARIDAKAPFDGYTDPEKNRKVVYSDVFEKGDRYFNTGDLLRNIGFGHAQFVDRLGDTYRWKGENVSTTEVENILLQHPQICEVVAYGVEIENTNGRAGMAAITPAESLAALDMRELLRFAHGQLPAYAVPLFLRIKVKMETTGTFKYQKVKLKEEAFDPIKAGDDPIFAWLPGSDSYVPVTGQLLEQIQAGKFRY
- a CDS encoding ankyrin repeat domain-containing protein, producing the protein MSDQAKQMTEDEAAEFAEQVFDVARKGDAAMLAALLAKGLPPNLRNHNGDTLLMLSAYHGHADAVKVLLEFKADPQIANDKNQLPIAGAAFKGNLAVVKALIEGGALVEGASSDGRTALMMAAMFNRTEMVDYLLSQGANPRATDAQGVTALAAAHTMGAVDTAAQLQKLV
- a CDS encoding PLDc N-terminal domain-containing protein, giving the protein MGSTFNGLIGLIILALDIWAIINVFKSGAGTGAKVLWILLILLLPVLGLIIWAIAGPRGNVRI
- a CDS encoding methylated-DNA--[protein]-cysteine S-methyltransferase, with the protein product MFYCYHPSPLGPLLLAADEQGLRLLYMDVHQCPVQADWALATNELDAARWQLDEYFARKREVFDLTLAPVGTAFQQQVWQALLQIPYGRTWTYAEQAQHLENPKAIRAVGTANGANPISIIIPCHRVVGSDGTLVGFGGGIENKVKLLELEGSWLI
- a CDS encoding LTA synthase family protein, whose translation is MANPDALNQQRASNRLLQPTVKSHLAYTLLCALIMMVMFSLLRLALLVYNREMILDTPASTFLEAFANGLRLDIRLVMYVLVPLLLALFSVRAMAARGFFRLWLTVASSIALFLGLMEMDFYREFHQRLNGLVFQYVKEDPKTVMSMLWYGFPVVRYLLAWAVGTLILSIAFKGADRATRPRGPFSGGSIGTRQVAPWYTRIAVFVVCVLIAVVAIRGTLRQGPPLRWGDVYTTDSNFANQLGLNGTLSLISAAKSRFSEERSNIWKATLEQPLATQTVRDMLVLPTEKLVDADTAAVRRDFTPPAEKTLPIKNVVVILMESFAGHSVGALGRPGNITPYFDKLSKEGLLFDRFFSNGTHTHQGMFATMACFPNLPGFEYLMQTPEGSHKLSGLPQLLSARKFDDVYVYNGDFAWDNQSGFFSNQGMTNFIGRNDFVNPVFSDPTWGVSDQDMFTRGLEELKAREGGKPFYALLQTLSNHTPYALPTPLPVEKVTDRGSLNEHLTAMRYSDWALGQFFEKARKEPYFKETLFVIVGDHGFGNEQQITEMDLGRFNVPMLMIAPGMQEKFGERDHTVGTQIDIVPTIMGRLGGDTLHQCWGRDLLNLPEGDKGFGVIKPSGSDQTVALLTGDRVLVLPKEMPPKLWEYELGANPTGKVIPESPDEAALKQKLESFLQTATKSLLDNTAGVVDGKPD
- a CDS encoding DUF3309 family protein, with amino-acid sequence MSLILIIILILLLVGGLPVFPHSRNWGYGPSGILGTVLVVLLILLLLGKI